A single window of Dermacentor albipictus isolate Rhodes 1998 colony chromosome 1, USDA_Dalb.pri_finalv2, whole genome shotgun sequence DNA harbors:
- the LOC135909831 gene encoding putative nuclease HARBI1, with product MRPAAATQAQTVSPPAGCYTKQPSTVSECVRRVAEAVVKAGARNKWVHFPKAAEEKAAVKEGFLRRGAIPGVIGCVDGSLVAIVAPKGERKAAFMCRKGYYALNCMFICDADMKILAVDPLRPGSDHDAFVWRTTWLRRRFQAGRIVNPGEYLLGDSGYPLEPWLLTPVPGHPPAQTAEGQYNTAHGAMRSVVERCIGLLKSRFRCLQRYRTLLYEPERAANIVAACAVLHNLRLSEGNIDSGDDDSDDDSSSSSSTELCGNDDPIPQGLPRNTGSRMNYLRGRAVRDSVIGMFGTTRAQHIQYLRSVRRQLRRQQQRQHR from the exons ATGCGACCTGCTGCGGCGACGCAAGCACAAactgtgtcgccgcctgccggctGCTACACAAAGCAGCCG TCGACAGTGAGCGAGTGCGTGCGACGGGTGGCAGAGGCTGTTGTGAAGGCCGGGGCGCGCAACAAGTGGGTGCATTTTCCTAAGGCGGCCGAGGAAAAGGCAGCCGTAAAGGAAGGCTTTCTTCGGCGCGGTGCTATCCCCGGTGTCATAGGATGCGTCGACGGCAGCCTCGTAGCTATTGTCGCACCGAAGGGTGAGCGCAAGGCTGCGTTCATGTGCCGCAAGGGATACTACGCCCTCAACTGCATGTTC atctgcgatgcggacatgAAAATCTTGGCCGTGGACCCTCTGCGACCGGGGTCGGACCACGACGCTTTTGTCTGGCGCACGACATGGTTGCGCCGGCGGTTTCAAGCGGGCCGCATCGTGAATCCCGGAGAATACCTCCTCG GTGACAGTGGCTACCCCTTGGAGCCGTGGCTCCTGACCCCAGTTCCTGGCCATCCTCCAGCGCAGACAGCCGAGGGGCAGTACAACACAGCACATGGCGCCATGCGTTCCGTAGTGGAGAGGTGCATTGGGCTCTTAAAGAGCCGTTTCCGCTGTCTTCAGCGATATCGCACCCTCCTCTACGAGCCGGAACGTGCAGCCAACATTGTCGCGGCATGTGCTGTGTTGCACAACCTTCGCCTGTCTGAGGGCAACATAGACTCGGGCGATGATGACAgcgatgacgacagcagcagcagcagtagtactGAGCTCTGCGGTAATGACGACCCCATTCCGCAAGGTCTGCCCCGAAACACAGGGTCGAGAATGAATTATTTGAGAGGCCGGGCCGTCCGTGACTCTGTGATTGGAATGTTTGGGACAACCCGTGCGCAGCACATACAGTACCTGAGAAGTGTTCGGCGGCAGCTGCGACGTCAACAGCAGCGTCAGCATCGCTAG